A stretch of Paenibacillus peoriae DNA encodes these proteins:
- a CDS encoding putative polysaccharide biosynthesis protein: MSNKETFLKGTLILAAAALVARVLGLVQRVPLEHLLGSVGNASFTIANNAYLMLLTVATAGIPSTLSKMVSERYALDRPSEARRVYRAALIFAAAAGIIITALLYFGAPYFAEHVAGVPQSALAIQALAPALLLFPAIAMMRGYFQGRGNMTAGGISQIVEQVARVATAIILAFIILKLGYGDREVAAGASFGGVMGSLGALAVMLYYTVKLRRQDRQDRQDQFQEESSALPMMRIYKDIFKLSIPIVLSSLTVPAVNFIDTSIVVRLLSGQVGLDQATTQLGYLGSRAQSVAGIPPILAIALSQSLIPIISAAFARKDEQHLQNQMTLALRISILTGMPIVLALCVTAYSINGLLFSSLGGSGIIAVLTLGTIFQITMMTSNSILIGMGKPRISMVNVMVGIVVKFAASWLLAGWLGIYGIIAATGLCFLVITLLNLRVLKGIVSFSIMGRRWAGFLTAVVVSGAIGYGVNEACILLVHLMPARVAFFIACCIAGATVLVCYLVLLVVLRVLRRDELGNYPRMLQKVLRPLMRLQRESTGQRG, translated from the coding sequence TTGTCCAATAAAGAAACATTCCTTAAAGGTACGCTTATTTTAGCCGCTGCCGCCTTGGTGGCCAGAGTGCTTGGTCTGGTACAGCGTGTTCCACTGGAGCATCTGCTCGGTTCCGTCGGGAACGCCTCGTTTACCATTGCGAACAACGCTTACTTGATGCTGCTCACGGTGGCTACGGCCGGCATTCCAAGCACGTTGAGCAAAATGGTTTCAGAACGTTATGCACTGGATCGGCCTTCGGAAGCGCGACGTGTGTATCGTGCAGCTTTAATATTCGCGGCTGCGGCAGGCATTATCATTACAGCGCTGCTGTATTTTGGAGCGCCTTATTTTGCCGAGCATGTAGCAGGGGTTCCGCAATCCGCTTTGGCCATTCAGGCTTTGGCACCAGCATTACTGCTGTTCCCTGCCATTGCTATGATGCGTGGATACTTCCAAGGGCGCGGTAATATGACCGCAGGCGGTATTTCACAAATCGTGGAGCAGGTTGCACGGGTAGCGACCGCTATTATACTCGCTTTTATTATTTTGAAGCTGGGTTATGGAGATCGCGAGGTTGCAGCTGGGGCCTCCTTTGGGGGTGTCATGGGAAGTCTTGGCGCTCTGGCGGTCATGTTGTACTACACGGTAAAATTGCGTCGTCAGGATCGACAGGATCGTCAAGATCAATTCCAAGAGGAAAGCTCCGCGCTACCGATGATGCGCATTTACAAAGATATTTTTAAGCTTTCCATTCCGATTGTATTGTCGTCTCTGACCGTTCCGGCGGTCAACTTTATTGATACCTCGATTGTGGTGAGACTGCTGTCTGGTCAAGTGGGGTTGGATCAGGCGACTACTCAGTTGGGTTATCTAGGCTCTCGGGCACAGAGTGTGGCGGGGATTCCGCCGATTTTGGCCATTGCGCTCAGCCAATCGCTCATTCCGATCATTTCAGCGGCATTTGCTCGTAAGGATGAGCAGCATTTACAAAATCAGATGACGCTGGCTTTGCGTATCTCTATTTTGACTGGAATGCCGATTGTGCTGGCTTTATGTGTGACCGCCTATTCTATTAATGGTTTACTGTTCAGCTCGCTTGGAGGCAGTGGTATCATCGCTGTTCTGACACTCGGAACGATATTCCAGATTACGATGATGACTTCTAATTCGATATTGATCGGTATGGGCAAGCCGCGTATTTCAATGGTTAATGTCATGGTCGGGATCGTCGTCAAGTTTGCAGCGAGCTGGCTGCTGGCTGGTTGGCTTGGGATTTACGGGATCATTGCCGCAACCGGATTATGTTTCCTCGTGATCACGTTGCTGAATTTGCGTGTGCTTAAAGGGATCGTCTCCTTTTCCATCATGGGCCGTCGCTGGGCAGGTTTCTTAACCGCAGTCGTCGTCTCAGGAGCTATCGGATACGGTGTAAATGAAGCCTGTATTCTGCTGGTGCATCTGATGCCTGCGCGTGTAGCCTTCTTCATCGCATGCTGCATTGCCGGAGCGACTGTACTGGTATGCTACTTGGTGTTGCTGGTTGTATTGCGCGTATTGCGCAGGGACGAGCTGGGCAACTACCCACGTATGTTGCAAAAGGTACTACGTCCGTTAATGCGCCTACAGCGTG
- a CDS encoding DUF456 domain-containing protein, protein MDVVGWIVVIVLFIVGMAGAVYPVLPGALAIYFAFFVYGWFFSFAPYNALFWIIQTLIVVALFVADYAVNAWGVKRFGGSRLSAILSTIGIIIGPFVIPAFGLILGPFIGAVLGELISKAPLDRAIKVGFGSVLGLFTSTVMKVILQLAMIIVFLIWVL, encoded by the coding sequence ATGGACGTTGTAGGCTGGATTGTTGTTATTGTGCTATTCATTGTGGGCATGGCCGGGGCGGTATATCCCGTATTGCCGGGGGCGCTCGCCATCTATTTTGCATTTTTTGTATACGGCTGGTTTTTCTCGTTTGCTCCATACAATGCACTGTTTTGGATTATACAAACACTAATCGTCGTTGCCCTTTTTGTTGCGGATTATGCTGTGAATGCGTGGGGAGTTAAGCGATTTGGTGGCTCGCGCCTGTCAGCGATACTGAGTACTATCGGGATTATTATTGGCCCCTTTGTTATTCCGGCATTTGGCCTGATTTTGGGACCATTTATTGGCGCTGTGCTAGGTGAGCTGATAAGCAAAGCCCCGCTGGACCGAGCTATTAAAGTGGGCTTTGGCTCTGTGTTAGGCCTTTTTACCAGCACCGTGATGAAAGTGATTTTGCAGCTTGCCATGATTATTGTATTCTTAATTTGGGTGTTATAA